Proteins encoded together in one Amphiprion ocellaris isolate individual 3 ecotype Okinawa chromosome 14, ASM2253959v1, whole genome shotgun sequence window:
- the frmd8 gene encoding FERM domain-containing protein 8, with protein sequence MEGGDDCSFPPDSSDDRSQRGSVASSATLSRAQDVLVYLFGDSAVHLTVEGLGSVTVQELGRSVREALHIPESVQDAFAFWLCSPLLELQLKARHQPYKLCRQWQDLLYRFTEASEEDISQDEPYLQYRRNVFYLKSKELQIEDEGVLRLLYEEARSNILTGRYPCDPEHWTGLGALSLALEEGTGLDSQQFTTTVREKKLSSFLPAHVVMGSGGLLSTLRGKSSRHAGLEQNLLEEYRKISTSAGNSPEPTQLLHQYLNTCHSLPYYGCAFFVGEIDKPAQGILQRSKRKAVNVGICLEGVYVMDVKEKHVLLGLRFSELSWDHSYPEEEGDSHILWLEFDGEEDGTAVNKLLKIYSKQAELMSGFIEFCVELKSASEGGAAAEMDGEVNLSQQPAGQEGRSKNGRGGRRGMLHRQGSVVCSRVHSLNTISYVDNGKEIKRLKPKRAASFFTRQTSATTYSAVQVTENLEQG encoded by the exons ATGGAAGGAGGAGATGACTGCAGTTTTCCTCCAGATTCGTCCGACGATCGCTCGCAAAGAGGAAGTGTTGCTTCCTCTGCAACACTTTCCCGTG CTCAAGATGTGCTTGTATACTTGTTTGGTGACAGCGCAGTACACTTGACTGTAGAGGGGCTTGGCAGTGTCACTGTGCAGGAGTTGGGCCGCAGTGTTCGTGAGGCTCTCCATATTCCTGAGTCTGTACAGGATGCTTTTGCCTTCTGGCTTTGCTCTCCACTGCTTG AATTGCAGCTAAAGGCGAGGCATCAACCCTACAAATTGTGTCGGCAGTGGCAGGATTTGCTGTATCGATTCACTGAGGCTTCAGAGGAAGACATTTCACAAG ATGAACCATATCTCCAGTACAGACGCAATGTGTTTTATCTGAAATCTAAAGAGCTGCAG ATAGAAGATGAAGGAGTGTTGAGACTTCTTTATGAGGAAGCCAGGAGCAACATCCTCACTGGTCGATACCCCTGTGACCCTGAACACTGGACGGGTCTTGGAGCCCTGTCTCTTGCTCTTGAAGAGGGAACTGGTCTGGACAGCCAACAATTTACTACTACTGTCAG AGAAAAGAAGCTGTCTTCTTTTCTGCCTGCACATGTTGTCATGGGGAGTGGAGGTCTGCTCTCCACACTGCGAGGGAAGTCGAGCCGTCATGCAGGGCTGGAGCAGAACCTCTTGGAGGAGTACAGAAAGATCAGCACATCTGCTGGAAATTCTCCTGAGCCCACACAGCTCCTGCACCAGTACCTCAACACATGTCACTCTCTGCCTTATTATGG GTGCGCTTTCTTCGTTGGGGAGATTGACAAACCAGCCCAAGGGATCCTCCAAAGGTCAAAACGTAAAGCGGTCAATGTTGGGATCTGCCTGGAGGGAGTTTATGTGATGGATGTCAAAGAGAAG CATGTGTTGCTTGGCCTGCGTTTCAGCGAGCTCTCCTGGGACCACAGCTACCCCGAGGAGGAGGGGGACTCGCACATTCTGTGGCTGGAGTTTGATGGAGAGGAAGATGGCACTGCTGTCAACAAGTTGCTAAAGATCTACTCAAAACAG GCAGAGCTAATGAGCGGCTTCATTGAGTTCTGTGTGGAGCTGAAATCTGCATCCGAGGGAGGAGCTGCAGCCGAGATGGACGGTGAGGTGAATCTGTCTCAGCAACCCGCCGGGCAAGAAGGCAGGAGCAAGAACGGACGTGGAGGACGGCGTGGGATGCTGCACAGGCAAGGCAGCGTCGTGTGCAGTCGGGTCCACTCgctcaacaccatcagctacgTGGACAATG